One genomic segment of Caballeronia sp. TF1N1 includes these proteins:
- the betC gene encoding choline-sulfatase, with amino-acid sequence MLETKQNILILMADQLTPFALAAYGNGVTKTPCIDALAREGVVFESAYCASPLCAPSRFSLLAGKLPSQIGAYDNAAEFPSETLTFAHYLRAEGYRTILSGKMHFCGADQLHGFEERLTTDIYPADFGWTPDWENFEARPSWYHNMSSVIDAGPCVRTNQLDFDDEVTFTTRQKLFDIARERNAGKDVRPFMMVASLTHPHDPYAIPKKYWDLYGDDDIDMPSYRDSLEASDPHSQRLRHVCETDRTPPTERQIRNARRAYYGAVSYVDDQFASILEALEQAGLANDTTIVVTSDHGEMLGERGLWYKMTFFEGGCRVPLIVHAPKRFDAHRVSASVSHLDVLPTLVDLARGDAPSAWPDSLDGQSLVPHLAGADGHDEAIGEFLAEGAIAPIVMIRRERYKFIHTSVDPDQLYDVAADPLERNNLASDARHASQVTAFRDEIARRWDLEALHRDVLKSQRRRHFHFAATTQGAIQSWDWQPHVDASQRYMRNHIDLDTLEAMARFPAVER; translated from the coding sequence ATGCTTGAGACAAAACAAAATATCCTTATTCTCATGGCCGATCAGCTCACGCCGTTCGCGCTTGCGGCATACGGCAACGGAGTGACGAAGACGCCGTGCATCGACGCGCTCGCGCGTGAAGGCGTGGTGTTCGAATCGGCCTACTGCGCGAGTCCGCTCTGCGCGCCGTCACGCTTTTCGTTGCTCGCGGGTAAGCTGCCTTCGCAAATCGGCGCTTATGACAACGCGGCCGAGTTCCCTTCGGAGACGCTCACGTTCGCGCACTACTTGCGCGCCGAGGGATATCGCACGATTCTTTCCGGCAAGATGCATTTCTGCGGCGCGGACCAGTTGCACGGCTTCGAGGAGCGGCTGACGACCGACATCTATCCCGCCGATTTCGGCTGGACGCCCGACTGGGAGAATTTCGAGGCGCGTCCCTCGTGGTATCACAACATGAGTTCCGTGATCGACGCAGGTCCGTGCGTGCGCACGAATCAACTCGACTTCGACGACGAAGTGACCTTCACCACGCGTCAGAAGCTGTTCGATATCGCGCGCGAGCGCAATGCGGGCAAAGACGTACGACCGTTCATGATGGTCGCGTCGCTGACGCATCCGCATGACCCGTATGCCATTCCGAAAAAATACTGGGACCTGTATGGCGATGACGACATCGACATGCCTTCGTATCGCGATTCGCTCGAAGCCAGCGATCCGCATTCGCAGCGCCTGCGTCATGTCTGCGAGACGGATCGCACGCCGCCAACCGAGAGACAGATTCGCAATGCTCGCCGTGCGTATTACGGCGCGGTGTCGTATGTGGACGATCAATTCGCATCGATACTCGAAGCGCTGGAACAGGCGGGTCTCGCAAATGACACAACCATCGTCGTGACGTCGGATCACGGCGAGATGCTCGGCGAGCGCGGCCTCTGGTACAAGATGACGTTTTTCGAGGGCGGCTGCCGTGTGCCCTTGATCGTGCATGCGCCGAAGCGTTTCGATGCGCATCGCGTGAGCGCTTCGGTATCGCATCTCGATGTGTTGCCCACGCTCGTCGATCTTGCGCGCGGCGATGCGCCTTCAGCGTGGCCGGATAGCCTCGATGGGCAAAGCCTCGTGCCGCATCTCGCGGGCGCGGACGGCCATGACGAAGCCATCGGCGAGTTCCTCGCGGAAGGTGCAATCGCGCCTATCGTGATGATCCGGCGGGAGCGCTACAAGTTCATCCATACGAGTGTCGATCCCGATCAACTCTACGATGTCGCCGCCGATCCCCTCGAACGCAATAACCTCGCGAGCGATGCGCGGCACGCGTCGCAGGTCACCGCGTTCCGCGATGAGATCGCGCGACGCTGGGACCTGGAAGCGCTGCATCGCGATGTGCTCAAGAGTCAGCGCCGCCGCCATTTCCATTTCGCCGCGACCACGCAAGGTGCGATCCAGTCGTGGGACTGGCAGCCGCAT
- a CDS encoding LysR substrate-binding domain-containing protein produces the protein MPRQDRLPPMQALSMFESAARLASFTAAARELGSTQPAVSQRVVQLEEALGVPLFERGHRGVTLTEDGARLFEAVRQGLDIIRTATGEIRARNAQRTLTLLTDFGFATYWLMPRLPQFKALMPDVDVKIVTSQNVSDADGEPADVVIAFGSSRAQWSSPHAIRLFPESVVPVCSPALVARNKPSSAADLLDLPLLHLQATLPERWLSWAGWFEAHGLSAPPAQGGFTFNSYALVTHAAVMGQGVALGWAPLVDDLIAKGHLIALDDTPLVTDRGYVLVTQREPSAVVRAFSNWLLDECDVIA, from the coding sequence ATGCCGCGCCAGGACCGTCTACCGCCCATGCAGGCGCTCTCGATGTTCGAGTCCGCCGCGCGTCTCGCGAGCTTCACTGCCGCCGCGCGTGAACTCGGCTCGACACAGCCCGCCGTGAGCCAGCGCGTGGTGCAACTCGAAGAAGCGCTCGGCGTGCCGCTTTTCGAGCGCGGGCACCGGGGCGTCACCTTGACTGAAGACGGCGCGCGTCTCTTCGAAGCGGTCCGTCAAGGCCTCGATATCATCCGCACGGCTACCGGCGAGATTCGCGCGCGTAACGCTCAGCGCACGCTCACGCTGTTGACCGATTTTGGCTTCGCGACTTACTGGCTCATGCCGCGCCTGCCGCAATTCAAGGCGCTGATGCCCGATGTCGACGTGAAGATCGTCACCTCGCAAAATGTATCGGATGCCGACGGCGAACCGGCGGACGTGGTGATCGCATTCGGCAGCTCGCGCGCGCAGTGGAGTTCGCCGCACGCCATCCGGCTCTTTCCTGAAAGCGTCGTGCCGGTATGCAGCCCGGCGCTCGTGGCACGCAACAAGCCGTCGAGTGCCGCCGATCTCCTCGACTTGCCGCTCTTGCATCTGCAGGCTACCTTGCCCGAACGCTGGCTTTCATGGGCCGGCTGGTTCGAGGCGCATGGGCTGAGCGCGCCGCCGGCGCAAGGCGGCTTCACCTTCAACAGTTACGCGCTCGTCACGCATGCGGCCGTGATGGGCCAGGGCGTCGCGCTTGGCTGGGCGCCGCTCGTCGATGACCTCATCGCCAAAGGTCATCTCATCGCGCTAGACGATACTCCGCTCGTCACCGATCGCGGCTACGTGCTCGTCACGCAACGCGAGCCGTCTGCCGTCGTGCGCGCGTTCAGCAACTGGCTGCTCGATGAATGCGACGTGATCGCCTGA